The following proteins are encoded in a genomic region of Pyrus communis chromosome 11, drPyrComm1.1, whole genome shotgun sequence:
- the LOC137707701 gene encoding uncharacterized protein, protein MENKLEEDDDHEPGPVPPLRLDRFGFLKPEISPEGLTKSRSAFEYDREERRVRKWRKMIGVGGSDWKHYIRRKPHVVKRRIRKGIPDCLRGLVWQLISGSRDLLLMNPGVYEQLVIYETSASELDIIRDISRTFPSHVFFQQRHGPGQRSLYNVLKAYSVFDREVGYVQGMGFLAGLLLLYMSEEDAFWLLVALLKGAVHAPMEGLYQVGLPLVQQYLFQFDQLVKEHLPKLGEHFTQEMINPSMYASQWFITVFSYSFPFHLALRIWDVFLYEGVRIVFKVGLALLKYCHDDLIKLPFEKLIHALRNFPDNAMNPDTLLPLAYSIKVSRGLEETRQEYEKKNGKGGQLPESQKRLE, encoded by the exons ATGGAAAACAAActagaagaagatgatgacCATGAGCCAGGTCCAGTTCCTCCACTGAGATTGGACAGATTTGGCTTCTTAAAGCCAGAAATTTCACCTGAAGGTTTAACCAAGAGCAGGTCAGCCTTTGAATATGATAG AGAGGAAAGAAGAGTTAGAAAATGGAGGAAGATGATTGGGGTGGGAGGGAGTGATTGGAAACATTATATTAGGAGAAAACCTCACGTTGTTAAAAGGAGAATAAGGAAAGGAATTCCTGATTGTTTAAGAGGTCTCGTTTGGCAGTTGATCTCTGGAAGTCGGGATCTGTTGCTGATGAACCCTGGGGTTTACGAG CAATTAGTGATTTATGAGACGTCAGCTTCAGAGCTGGATATAATTCGAGATATTTCGCGAACCTTCCCTTCACATGTTTTCTTCCAGCAGAGACACGGCCCTGGTCAAAGGTCCCTCTACAATGTTTTGAAGGCATACTCCGTCTTTGACAGAGAAGTTGGATATGTTCAG GGAATGGGATTTCTGGCTGGTCTGTTACTTCTTTATATGAGTGAAGAGGATGCATTTTGGTTATTAGTTGCGTTACTAAAAGGAGCAGTTCATGCACCAATGGAAGGTTTATATCAG GTAGGGCTACCACTGGTACAACAATACCTTTTTCAGTTTGACCAGTTAGTAAAGGAGCACTTGCCAAAGCTGGGAGAGCATTTTACTCAAGAAATGATAAATCCAAGCATGTATGCAAGCCAGTGGTTCATAACCGTTTTCTCCTACTCTTTCCCGTTCCATTTGGCTCTTCGAATTTGGGATGTCTTTCTCTACGAG GGTGTTAGAATCGTTTTCAAAGTTGGTTTAGCCTTATTAAAGTATTGCCACGACGACTTG ATAAAATTACCCTTCGAGAAACTTATTCATGCTTTGCGTAACTTCCCTGACAATGCAATGAATCCGGATACTTTACTTCCATTGGCTTACTCAATCAAG GTATCAAGGGGTTTGGAGGAAACGAGGCAGGAGTACGAGAAGAAGAATGGAAAGGGAGGTCAGTTGCCAGAGAGTCAGAAGCGGTTGGAATGA